In the Ursus arctos isolate Adak ecotype North America unplaced genomic scaffold, UrsArc2.0 scaffold_19, whole genome shotgun sequence genome, one interval contains:
- the LOC113244866 gene encoding 40S ribosomal protein S29-like produces the protein MGHQQLYWSHPRKFGQGSRSCRMCSNRHGLIRKYSLNMCRQCFCQYAKDIGFIKLD, from the coding sequence ATGGGTCACCAGCAGCTCTACTGGAGCCATCCGAGGAAATTTGGCCAGGGTTCTCGTTCTTGCCGCATGTGCTCCAACCGGCACGGTCTGATCCGGAAATACAGCCTCAATATGTGTCGCCAGTGTTTCTGTCAGTACGCGAAGGATATAGGCTTCATTAAGTTGGATTAA